Sequence from the Janthinobacterium lividum genome:
GCTGCTCCTGCGTGATGCCGTAACCGGCCAGCTTGGCGCGGAAATCGCTGCCCGGCTTTTCCTGCGCCCGCGGCTGCTCTTGCACCAGGCGCTGGTACAGCGGATGCTGGCCCGGACCCTTGACGACAATTTTCTCAAACATGGGAAATTGCACGCCAAACGTGCCACGGCAAAAGTCCGCGATCTCGGCATTGGTGCCCGGCTCCTGCGCACCGAATTCATTGGCGGGAAAACCGGCCACCACCAGGCCCTCGGCCTGCTTGTCGGCGTAGAGTTTTTCCAGTCCTTCGTACTGCGGCGTCAAGCCGCAGGCGGAGGCCACATTGACCACCAGCACGACCTTGCCGCGATAGGCGTCCAGGCTGGTGGGTTCGCCATTGATGCGGCGCAAGGGAATGTCGTAAATGCTGTCGCTCATGATGTGTCTCCTCGGATGAAACAATCATGATAGCCGTGTGTGCGCGAACGCGCTGGCGGCGTCAAAAACTCAATACACGTCGCGCCGGTAGCGCCCTTCGGCCGCCAGCGCGTCGAGCGCGGGCCGGCCCAGCATCTCTTGCAGGGCCTGGTCGACGCCGCCCGCCATACCGGCCAGGCTGCCGCAAATGTAGATGGCGGCGCCCTGTTCCAGCCACAGTTTCACCTCGTCGGCATTGCCGCGCAGGCGGTCCTGCACGTAGGTCCGCTCCGCCTGGTCGCGCGAAAACGCCAGGTCCAGGCGCGGCAAGTCGCCGCTGGCGTGCCAGCGCTCAATTTCCTCGCGATAATGGAAATCGTGGGCCAGGTTGCGCTCGCCAAAGATCAGCCAGTTGCGCCGCTGCCCCGCCATCACGCGGCTCTTCAGGTGGCCGCGCAAGCCGGCGATGCCGCTGCCGTTGCCGATCAGAATTAATGGCCGCCGGGCATTGTCTTCCAGGCGGAAGCGTTTGTGCTGGCGCAGGCGCAACTGCACCACGTCGCCGACCTTGGCCTGCGCCGTGAGCCAGCCCGAGGCCAGGCCCAGGCTGCCATCGGGATGCGCATGCTGGCGCACCAGCAAGTGCACGCTGCCATCATGCGGAATCGAAGCGATCGAGTATTCGCGCGGCTGCGACGGGTCGGCCGGGGCGGTCACCTGCACCAGGTCGCCCGATTGCCAGTCAGGCAAGCTGCCCGCCACCGGCGCCAGTTCCACGTGGTAGATGGCGCCGCCGGCGCTGCCAGGGTTGAGGTGGCGCCGCTGCGTCAAACGCCAGTCGCCGAAGGCGGGCGCGCTCCAGTCGGGCGCGTCGCTGGTGCCGGCCAGGTGGCTCAGGTGCTGGAACCATTGCTCGATGGCGGCGCTGGCGCTGCGGTCGACTTCGATGCGTTCGAACAGGCGCGACCCGCCCTGCGCCGCCAGCCAGGCATCGAGCGCGCGGCCGAAGCCGCAATAATGGCCATAGCTGCGGTCGCCCAGGGCCAGCACGGCATAATGCAATTGCGGCAGCGCCAGCTCGCCCGTCATCAAGCGGCCCATGAAGGCGGCCGCATTGTCGGGCGCGTCGCCTTCGCCATAGGTGCTGACCAGGAACAAGGCCCGCTCGGCTTGTTGCAGATCCTTGGCCGTGAGGTCGGCCAGCGCACACAGGCGCACGGGGATGCCGGCCAGTTGCAGGCTCTGCGCCGTTTGCGTGGCCAGTTCCTCGGCATTGCCCGTCTGGCTCGCGTACGCCACCAGCCAGGCGGGACTGTTGGCCAGCGCCGCCCTGGCGGCGTCGGACGCGCGGCGCTTGGCGCGCGCGCGCAGCCAGGGCGCCAGGCACACGCCCGCATAACTGAGGGACAGGGCCGCCAGCAAGGCCAGCCGCGTCGTATCGTGCGTAAAAATCATGGAATCAATCGTTCATTCGTCGAGCATGGCCAGCATGTGGCTGCTCAGCGTTTCGTGGTAGCCCTCGCCGTCGCGCTGCAGGAAGCGCGCGGCCAGGCCCTGCTCTTCGGCCAGCGCCATGCCGGCTTCCGGCCCCAGCACGGTCAGGGCCGTCGACCAGGCATCGGCCGCCATGCATTCGGCATGCACGACGGTGACGGAAGCGAGTTGATTGGCGATCGGCATGCCGCTGCGCGGATCGATGGTGTGTGAGAAGCGAACTGTCCCGTCCTGGAAGAAACGCCGGTAGTCGCCCGAGGTCGCCACGGACAAGCCGTGCAGCGCCAGCAGCATTTCCGCCGGATGCTGTGCATTATCGGCACTATCGGCGGCGCTATCGGCCTGTTCCAGCATGACCCACCACGGCTGGCCATCGGGCTTGCTGCCGGCGCCGCGCAGCTCGCCGCCCACTTCCACCAGGTAATGGTGGATGCCCTGACTGTCCAGGTAGCGGGCCAGGCGGTCCACGCCATAGCCCTTGGCCACGGCGGACAAATCGAGCTGCAAGCCGCCCGGCTGGCGCGCGCGGCGGGCCGGCAAGTCGAGTTCCAGGCGGCGGCGCTGGCGCTGCGCCAGCAGCAGCGCCACGGTATCGTCTTTCGGCGGCAGGAAGCCAGGCTCGTCATAACGGTTGCGGGGGCCGAAGCCCCACAGGTTGACGAGCGCGCCCGCACACGGATCGTACGCGCCGCCGGACGCTTGCGACACGTGCATGGCAAAGCCCAACACCTCGCAAAACGCGGCGGGCAGGCTGTGCCAGCTGCCAGGCTCGGCCCGGTTGAAGCGGCCCAGGTCGGACTCGTCGCTCCAGTGGCTCATTTGCGCCACCACCAGGTCCAGCTGCTGCTGCAAGCCCTGCTGCAAGTCGGCGCTGCCCGCACGTCCCGGCATGGCGGACTCGAGCAGGCGTACCGACCAGCTGGTACCCATGCTCAGGCCGCGCAAGTCCCGGATCGCGGCGCCGGGCGGCGCGACCTGATCGGAAATATGCTGCGGCAGCAGGACCCGGCGCATCGACGCTCTCGTGACGATGCCGCCGCTTACTGCGGCAACACTTCCACGGTGGCCGCGTACGTCATGCGGCGCTCGGGCATGGCTGGCGGCTGGCCGGCCACGGCCGGTGCGGCCGCTGGCCAGGTGCTGCTCAGGTAGTACATGCCGGCAGCCGGGACCGTAAACGTGATCTCGCCCTTGGCATCCGTGCTCTGGCGGATTTCACCGAGCACGCCACGGTAGCGCACGCCGCCTGGCACGAGGCTGAAGGCCTGGTTCGCCGCCGGCTTGCCGTCGACCAGGAAGCGCCACGTGGCTTTCTCGCCGGCGCGCAAGTCGTTCGGGTGCGTCACCGGCACGAATTCCAGGCCCACGCCTGTCGGCTTGAACACTTCCGTGCTGGTTTCGCCATTGCTGAAGAAGGTTTCCAGGCGCGCTGCCGTGCGCGTGATTTTCAGTTCTTGCGCGTCAGCCGGCACTTCCTTCTTGAACGTTTCCTCGTTGCCACGGAAACGCTTCTGCTCGCCATTGAGCTTGTAGCTGCCCATCACGTTTTGCGACACGATGGCCGCTTTATACGTGCCAGGTTTTTCCATTTTCACATCGAAAACGCTGCGCAAACGGCCCGTGACCGTGTTCGCCGGCGTGACTTTGGCGCCGTCCGGACC
This genomic interval carries:
- a CDS encoding DUF4198 domain-containing protein; amino-acid sequence: MFNRFNQSLIALALAGLAMNAHAHRGWMVPSSTMVESKDAWVTVDAAVSDGLFEIDHQPLRLDALQVTGPDGAKVTPANTVTGRLRSVFDVKMEKPGTYKAAIVSQNVMGSYKLNGEQKRFRGNEETFKKEVPADAQELKITRTAARLETFFSNGETSTEVFKPTGVGLEFVPVTHPNDLRAGEKATWRFLVDGKPAANQAFSLVPGGVRYRGVLGEIRQSTDAKGEITFTVPAAGMYYLSSTWPAAAPAVAGQPPAMPERRMTYAATVEVLPQ
- a CDS encoding FAD:protein FMN transferase gives rise to the protein MRRVLLPQHISDQVAPPGAAIRDLRGLSMGTSWSVRLLESAMPGRAGSADLQQGLQQQLDLVVAQMSHWSDESDLGRFNRAEPGSWHSLPAAFCEVLGFAMHVSQASGGAYDPCAGALVNLWGFGPRNRYDEPGFLPPKDDTVALLLAQRQRRRLELDLPARRARQPGGLQLDLSAVAKGYGVDRLARYLDSQGIHHYLVEVGGELRGAGSKPDGQPWWVMLEQADSAADSADNAQHPAEMLLALHGLSVATSGDYRRFFQDGTVRFSHTIDPRSGMPIANQLASVTVVHAECMAADAWSTALTVLGPEAGMALAEEQGLAARFLQRDGEGYHETLSSHMLAMLDE
- a CDS encoding glutathione peroxidase, whose translation is MSDSIYDIPLRRINGEPTSLDAYRGKVVLVVNVASACGLTPQYEGLEKLYADKQAEGLVVAGFPANEFGAQEPGTNAEIADFCRGTFGVQFPMFEKIVVKGPGQHPLYQRLVQEQPRAQEKPGSDFRAKLAGYGITQEQPSDVLWNFEKFLISKDGKVVGRFAPDTTTDDAILREAIARELQA
- a CDS encoding sulfite reductase subunit alpha; the protein is MIFTHDTTRLALLAALSLSYAGVCLAPWLRARAKRRASDAARAALANSPAWLVAYASQTGNAEELATQTAQSLQLAGIPVRLCALADLTAKDLQQAERALFLVSTYGEGDAPDNAAAFMGRLMTGELALPQLHYAVLALGDRSYGHYCGFGRALDAWLAAQGGSRLFERIEVDRSASAAIEQWFQHLSHLAGTSDAPDWSAPAFGDWRLTQRRHLNPGSAGGAIYHVELAPVAGSLPDWQSGDLVQVTAPADPSQPREYSIASIPHDGSVHLLVRQHAHPDGSLGLASGWLTAQAKVGDVVQLRLRQHKRFRLEDNARRPLILIGNGSGIAGLRGHLKSRVMAGQRRNWLIFGERNLAHDFHYREEIERWHASGDLPRLDLAFSRDQAERTYVQDRLRGNADEVKLWLEQGAAIYICGSLAGMAGGVDQALQEMLGRPALDALAAEGRYRRDVY